Proteins co-encoded in one Sandaracinaceae bacterium genomic window:
- a CDS encoding acetyl-CoA C-acetyltransferase — translation MTECFIYDAVRTPRGKGRKKDGALADATPLHLAKTVLAALPARGSFDSAAIDDVILGCVEPVMEQGANIGRLAALAAGYDESVPGFQVNRFCSSGLEAVNLAAAKIKAGDADLVVGGGVESMSRVPMGAAGGSWSTDPSIAFPTHFVPQGVSADLLATLSGHSRRDVDAFAAESQRRAKQAWDEGRFAKSVVPVKDVIGVTMLDHDEFIRPETTVDSLGKLEASFKVMGESYGFDAVAIQRYPQVEAINHIHHAGNSSGIVDGASAVLLGNAEAGARLGLKPRGRIVTSYSIGSEPCLMLAGPAPSARKALARAGLTVADIDLWEINEAFASVCMHFMTEMGITHEVTNVNGGAIAMGHPLGATGGMLVGVVLDELERRNLRRGLITLCVGAGMGTTTIIERV, via the coding sequence ATGACTGAGTGCTTCATCTACGACGCCGTGCGCACGCCGCGCGGCAAGGGTCGCAAGAAGGACGGCGCGTTGGCCGACGCCACGCCGCTCCACCTCGCGAAGACCGTGCTGGCGGCGCTGCCCGCGCGCGGCTCGTTCGACAGCGCGGCCATCGACGACGTGATCCTGGGCTGCGTCGAGCCGGTCATGGAGCAAGGTGCCAACATCGGTCGCCTGGCGGCGCTGGCCGCAGGCTATGACGAGAGCGTCCCGGGCTTCCAGGTGAACCGCTTCTGCTCGTCGGGCCTCGAGGCCGTCAACCTGGCCGCCGCCAAGATCAAGGCCGGCGACGCCGACCTCGTGGTGGGTGGTGGCGTGGAGAGCATGAGCCGCGTGCCCATGGGCGCTGCCGGCGGCTCGTGGTCCACGGACCCGTCCATCGCGTTCCCCACGCACTTCGTGCCACAGGGCGTGAGTGCAGACCTGCTCGCCACCCTCAGCGGCCACAGCCGCCGTGACGTGGACGCGTTCGCCGCCGAGAGCCAGCGGCGCGCCAAGCAGGCCTGGGACGAGGGCCGCTTCGCGAAGTCGGTGGTGCCCGTGAAGGACGTCATCGGCGTCACCATGCTGGACCACGACGAGTTCATCCGCCCCGAGACCACGGTGGACAGCCTCGGGAAGTTGGAGGCCAGCTTCAAGGTCATGGGCGAGAGCTACGGCTTCGATGCGGTGGCCATCCAGCGCTACCCGCAGGTGGAAGCCATCAACCACATCCATCACGCCGGCAACAGCTCGGGCATCGTGGACGGTGCTTCAGCAGTGCTGCTGGGCAACGCGGAAGCCGGCGCGCGCCTGGGCCTCAAGCCCCGTGGCCGCATCGTCACCTCGTACAGCATCGGCAGCGAGCCGTGCCTCATGCTCGCGGGCCCCGCGCCGTCGGCCAGGAAGGCTCTGGCGCGCGCAGGCCTCACGGTGGCGGACATCGACCTCTGGGAGATCAACGAGGCCTTCGCGTCGGTCTGCATGCACTTCATGACGGAGATGGGCATCACCCACGAGGTCACCAACGTGAACGGCGGCGCCATCGCCATGGGCCATCCCCTCGGAGCCACTGGCGGCATGCTGGTCGGTGTCGTCCTCGACGAGCTCGAGCGCCGCAACCTGCGTCGCGGTCTCATCACCCTCTGTGTCGGCGCCGGCATGGGCACCACCACCATCATCGAGCGCGTCTGA
- a CDS encoding tetratricopeptide repeat protein: MSDEHEIDDTAAAEETTTQDGAESDTSAAAPAGEPVSMELSAAELAKIAEFDEALEKFEGQKRWSDYIRTLLQKADLYRDPVMKANLYRAAGMLYLDRSSNQAEAIKCFERVLEVAPNDVESMTRLKEMYEKRRDWESLIGIMGREAEMLDPADRPMRFVEMAELATERLRKPDVCIDLWKRVLTVDPSNAAALDALSNLYERAREWEPLAGVLEVLCAAHTDQTKLLADLQKLGMIYADKIGDDAGAVRAFQRVLTLDPNDRRAQEQLKRRYVALKAWDELEEFYAESEKWDELIRLIEKESETKETPDSEKISLLFRAARLWEEKKEKPDRAARAYEKVLEIDPDNLQAAESLSPIYEAANDPRKLVAVYEVRLRHVVDPDQRVALLRETGLLYEERLRAPEQAFEKYLEAFALAPHQEVVREDVDRLSAGVEGGVTRVIAAYSSAIEGGSDPAEVTELRMSFGGVLTQAGRIDDAIAQYRVVYDEVPDHEGAISALAELYRQTSRFSDMLGIYDRRMELETDPEARRQMAYARASLFVNELADPAHAVEAYQAILSEYGDAEVDAYRALDELFEGQGRWSDFADTVERRILLAESPEEEAALKFRLGRALEEHLDQKPRAVELYNEVVTTLPEHDGAREALEALLVDESVGVQAARILVPIYQVREENERLIRALRVLHRGTTEADERLELLTQIGDVYAYQIENPQKAFDAFCEALREVPSDAGTLARLEAMAIEQENFAPLVELVSELAGGVQDTDLARTLWIKAAQIYDTQLGNVDGAVGAYRKVLDLDPADLEVLEALENLYRRTERWSDLVGVLRSRVAISTDGAEQEQLLSQMALIHDEYLSQPDAAISLHREILEIDPASSNALAALDSLFARQEMWTELADNVDRQLAMADDPDRQVELMLQLAQLRETRMNATDAAIEIYRNVLDRDASNPAAAGALERLLQQPEHQVVIAEILEPIYLTHGEYQKLIGVHEIQATHASSPERRVQLLHRISELNEEALDDSQAAFTAMARALAEDPANATTQAQLDRLNLVIGGAEQLAVVYEQRVASVEDPVLAASLYVKAAEIREEQLGDTERAIQHYRRVLELDDQHLEAASALERLFHLSERYEDLASIYLTKSKMLTEPDEQKAHLFRGAQIYEELLERPESAIAVYGKVLEIDTEDQQALDKLIELHLRLDQWPQLLSVYERKADIVYDPDEKKRIYVQMGAVYEHELNDPAKAVDTYQRILEIDPEDLTAIQRLDQLYQTTQNWPELMSVLEREAELAQEPMEVISYRYRIAELWHRRLNDSNRAVDIYRDILDVDPGHAPTTAALEAMIAEGTEAVAAAGVLEPVYRQLGESARLIAVHEVQIRYEEDKGRSVELLHQVAELHEVHLDQTREAFNAYARALPLDNANEVTLGSLQRLADVVDGWNDVTRLYDVEVERIRQAAPDDVVDMALRTAQIYEVQVGDVDRAIDRYTIVLGADDMNLEAINALDRLYEGTERFAELAGVLQRQIQVAATPDDILNNQFRLGQVYQHHLADVDSAIEQYREILAAAPEHQPAMSALELLFAEGVRPLVIGEIVEPIYRMSESWDRLLNVHEVQLNYQSDPHERVHMMQRIAEIAEERAADHDRAYVWVQRALLEDPSNEQTLAEVERLGSVLDHWGQLANTYVDALARTTDAEQKVALGKRLARVYEEELADVARAEETFRYVLSVNPRDIESLEALDRIYVANGAHHALSEVLKLRAVATEDNVDKVELSFRLGNVLEDQLGRTAEAIAVYRNILDTLEPEHADSIRALQVIYTRQEDWANLFAVFQKELTVVFGDAQQGDITAKMARLATVELGNPEQGVTLWKQVLELRGEDVEALNALGSIYANAEQWKDLVDVLEREVAITEDEEQRKAIYTDLGRVFYEKLEKDRNALDAWEEVLAIEPGNTVALANISEIYRAAKQWHELADALHRTVDAGAATMDDGAITHVYMQLGHLYCTELEQPLDAAEAYRNALDVNPGHTNALAALEVIYRKEGMWEEAIGVMEQRVTALQNPNDKIAQLLSIANAWAGEYGDADRGTSAFQRIADLAPMHNVAFSRLEALHTSAGRWEDLIEVYVQRVENTDSAEEQVTLLWKVAEVNEVKLQQLDQSFDALLLAWNVDFTNHATAEKLEAVTRKTKKWNDLLAASNGALQETDDAATKIAICLNCAKWYGQELGHPEYAIPYYQQILAIDPNNVPAMQQMAELYRSTKQWDTLAQVLGRLVEMTDDPDVLAETYVQMGVLADTQLNIPEQAGQYYAQALEVAPANVAALTALEGVHRREQRFPELLSILQRKAAALTEPKAVLAAKLQVAEVLEDRMGKPADGIRVYREVFEADSSNIVAMKGLERLYAQTAQYQGLLEVLERQLEIAETERERIALLTRIALMQEEEFVRPAVAADRLEQVVDIDPNHEPSLNGLARLYRGMQQWDKLIDTYERHVQATPDRIEKIRLYKASGEVFAVQLKDVDRAIDSYLNALSVDSTEVQTLDALTRLYEQRGDHSSALDMMDQLSKLVSDPDETIDLHFRMGRILEEELGDRGGALEHFEAALDVNPGHLPSLEALRKIHIDSADWLSAAKALHQEVEYNELERVKGERLVLLGQVYANNLDEPEKAVESFGRALAFDSENEDAALPLAQHYFDLDNHAEAYPLLYMLSKRAARREQEEQHRLALMLGQSALVVGNTEEAIKAYNKAYSIDSAHLPSLTGVAAAYYAAADWEKAFKFYQMLLVHHRDSLGREEITDIFYRLGVVKREQNEKRKALNMFDKALEEDNFHRPTLEAVIGLYEEQQKWDQVIHYKKQILEVSTSDDERFNLNVEIGDLWNDKQKNPGKAIESYKEATYLKPEDHPVLHKLLAAYQRTKQWEEAIDIIEQISAADKRDVARAKFSYTVAVIRRDELKDVDGAIDKFNEALDTNPKELKAFEAINKILTEKKDWKGLERAYRKMIHRVINMPDMKDLQFNLLHTLGIIYRDRQKNFDSAAEAFRMASGLNPDADTIHVILAELYTAMDGKNVEAIGEHQWLLKRDPNRVESYRALYKLYFDARAYDKAWCVAATLSFLKKADNEQQQFFQQYKQEGMIRPTSRIDNERWLKLLFHPDEDLVLSKIFELMAVPLFAVKGASDQALNLHTHKPVDVANSDVMFARTFGFVMQVMNLAIQPRLFVLQNVPGGMADQCSKPLPSVVAGNGVLTGYKPQDLTFLIGRHLAYYRGEHFIRTMLQSHTELRMVLLAALRIAGVGQADPQVDQWAQQLVPHFQQAQIDTLRGLCRRFIEAGGSADVKVWMQCVEGTAIRAGFLLCNDLETAANLVRQLPPAGTADLPPGDKLKELVLFSISEQYFALREGLGIQIQV; this comes from the coding sequence ATGTCCGACGAGCACGAGATCGACGACACCGCAGCAGCAGAAGAGACGACCACGCAGGACGGCGCCGAGAGCGACACGTCAGCGGCGGCCCCAGCGGGCGAGCCGGTCTCCATGGAGCTGAGCGCCGCGGAGCTGGCCAAGATTGCCGAGTTCGACGAGGCGCTCGAGAAGTTCGAAGGACAGAAGCGCTGGTCGGACTACATCCGGACGCTGCTGCAGAAGGCCGACCTCTATCGCGACCCCGTGATGAAGGCCAACCTGTACCGCGCGGCCGGCATGCTCTACCTGGACCGCTCGAGCAACCAAGCCGAGGCCATCAAGTGCTTCGAGCGCGTGCTCGAGGTGGCGCCCAACGACGTGGAGTCGATGACGCGCCTCAAGGAGATGTACGAGAAGCGCCGCGACTGGGAGAGCCTCATCGGCATCATGGGTCGTGAGGCCGAGATGCTGGACCCGGCCGACCGGCCCATGCGCTTCGTCGAGATGGCCGAGCTGGCCACCGAGCGCCTGCGCAAGCCCGACGTCTGCATCGACCTGTGGAAGCGCGTGCTCACGGTGGACCCGTCGAACGCGGCCGCCCTCGACGCCCTGTCCAACCTCTACGAGCGTGCGCGCGAGTGGGAGCCCCTGGCGGGCGTCCTCGAGGTGCTCTGCGCCGCGCACACGGACCAGACCAAGCTGCTGGCCGACCTGCAGAAGCTCGGCATGATCTACGCCGACAAGATCGGCGACGACGCGGGCGCCGTGCGCGCGTTCCAGCGCGTCCTCACGCTGGACCCGAACGACCGTCGTGCGCAGGAGCAGCTCAAGCGTCGCTACGTGGCGCTCAAGGCCTGGGACGAGCTCGAAGAGTTCTACGCCGAGAGCGAGAAGTGGGACGAGCTCATCCGCCTCATCGAGAAGGAGTCGGAGACCAAGGAGACGCCCGACAGCGAGAAGATCTCGCTGCTGTTCCGCGCTGCGCGCCTCTGGGAAGAGAAGAAGGAGAAGCCCGATCGGGCCGCTCGCGCCTATGAAAAGGTGCTGGAGATCGACCCGGACAACCTGCAGGCGGCGGAGTCGCTCTCGCCCATCTACGAGGCCGCGAACGATCCGCGCAAGCTCGTGGCGGTCTACGAGGTGCGTCTGCGCCACGTGGTGGATCCCGACCAGCGCGTGGCCCTGCTGCGTGAGACCGGTCTGCTCTACGAGGAGCGCCTGCGCGCCCCCGAGCAGGCGTTCGAGAAGTACCTCGAGGCCTTCGCCCTCGCGCCCCACCAAGAGGTCGTGCGCGAAGACGTCGACCGTCTGTCGGCCGGTGTCGAAGGTGGCGTCACGCGCGTCATCGCGGCGTACTCGAGCGCTATCGAAGGCGGGTCCGATCCTGCCGAGGTGACCGAGCTGCGCATGAGCTTCGGCGGCGTGCTCACTCAGGCGGGCCGCATCGACGACGCCATCGCGCAGTACCGCGTCGTCTACGACGAGGTGCCCGATCACGAAGGCGCCATCTCCGCGCTGGCCGAGCTCTACCGGCAGACCAGCCGCTTCAGCGACATGCTGGGCATCTACGACCGGCGCATGGAGCTCGAGACGGACCCCGAGGCGCGCCGCCAGATGGCCTACGCGCGCGCTTCGCTGTTCGTGAACGAGCTGGCCGACCCCGCGCACGCCGTCGAGGCGTACCAAGCGATCTTGTCGGAGTACGGCGACGCCGAGGTGGACGCGTACCGCGCGCTCGACGAGCTCTTCGAAGGGCAGGGCCGCTGGTCCGACTTCGCCGACACCGTGGAGCGCCGAATCCTGCTGGCCGAGTCGCCGGAGGAAGAGGCCGCCCTCAAGTTCCGCCTGGGCCGCGCGCTCGAAGAGCACCTGGACCAGAAGCCGCGTGCGGTGGAGCTCTACAACGAGGTCGTCACCACGCTCCCGGAGCATGACGGCGCACGCGAGGCGCTCGAGGCGTTGCTCGTGGACGAGTCGGTGGGGGTCCAGGCCGCCCGCATCCTCGTGCCCATCTACCAGGTGCGTGAAGAGAACGAACGCCTCATCCGCGCGCTGCGCGTGCTGCACCGCGGCACCACGGAAGCGGACGAACGGCTCGAGCTGCTCACGCAAATCGGTGACGTCTACGCGTACCAGATCGAGAACCCGCAGAAGGCCTTCGACGCCTTCTGTGAAGCCCTGCGCGAGGTCCCCTCGGACGCGGGCACGCTGGCGCGACTCGAGGCCATGGCCATCGAGCAAGAGAACTTCGCGCCGCTGGTGGAGCTCGTCAGCGAGCTGGCAGGTGGCGTGCAGGACACCGACCTGGCGCGCACGCTGTGGATCAAGGCAGCGCAGATCTACGACACGCAGCTCGGCAACGTGGACGGCGCGGTGGGGGCGTACCGCAAGGTGCTGGACCTCGACCCGGCCGACCTCGAAGTGCTCGAAGCGCTCGAGAACCTCTACCGCCGTACGGAGCGCTGGAGCGACCTGGTGGGCGTGCTTCGCAGCCGCGTCGCCATCTCCACCGATGGGGCCGAGCAGGAGCAGCTGCTCTCGCAGATGGCGCTCATCCACGACGAGTACCTCTCGCAGCCCGACGCGGCCATCTCGCTGCACCGCGAGATCCTGGAGATCGACCCGGCCAGCTCGAACGCGCTCGCCGCGCTCGACAGCCTCTTCGCGCGCCAGGAGATGTGGACCGAGCTGGCGGACAACGTGGACCGTCAGCTGGCCATGGCGGACGACCCGGATCGCCAGGTCGAGCTGATGCTGCAGCTCGCGCAGCTGCGCGAGACGCGCATGAACGCGACGGATGCGGCCATCGAGATCTACCGCAACGTCCTGGATCGTGACGCCTCCAACCCGGCGGCGGCGGGGGCCCTCGAGCGCCTGCTGCAGCAGCCCGAGCATCAGGTGGTCATCGCCGAGATCCTCGAGCCCATCTACCTCACGCACGGTGAGTACCAGAAGCTCATCGGCGTCCACGAAATCCAGGCCACCCACGCCAGCTCGCCCGAGCGCCGCGTGCAGCTCCTGCATCGCATCAGCGAGCTGAACGAAGAGGCCCTGGACGACTCGCAGGCCGCGTTCACCGCCATGGCGCGCGCCCTCGCAGAGGACCCGGCCAACGCCACCACCCAGGCCCAGCTCGACCGCCTGAACCTGGTCATCGGTGGGGCCGAGCAGCTCGCTGTCGTCTACGAGCAGCGGGTCGCCTCCGTGGAAGACCCCGTCCTCGCGGCCAGCCTGTACGTCAAGGCCGCCGAGATCCGCGAAGAGCAGCTGGGCGACACCGAGCGCGCCATCCAGCACTACCGTCGCGTGCTCGAGCTGGACGACCAGCACCTCGAGGCGGCCAGCGCCCTCGAGCGCCTGTTCCATCTGAGCGAGCGCTACGAGGACCTGGCGTCCATCTACCTGACCAAGTCCAAGATGCTCACGGAGCCGGACGAGCAGAAGGCGCACCTCTTCCGTGGCGCGCAGATCTACGAAGAGCTGCTCGAGCGTCCCGAGTCGGCCATCGCCGTCTACGGCAAGGTCCTCGAGATCGACACCGAGGACCAGCAGGCGCTCGACAAGCTCATCGAGCTGCACCTGCGCCTCGACCAGTGGCCGCAGCTCTTGTCGGTGTACGAGCGCAAGGCCGACATCGTCTACGACCCAGACGAGAAGAAGCGCATCTACGTGCAGATGGGTGCCGTCTACGAGCACGAGCTCAACGACCCGGCCAAGGCGGTCGACACCTACCAGCGCATCCTCGAGATCGACCCCGAGGACCTGACGGCCATCCAGCGCCTCGACCAGCTCTACCAGACCACCCAGAACTGGCCGGAGCTCATGAGCGTGCTCGAGCGTGAGGCCGAGCTGGCGCAGGAGCCGATGGAGGTCATCAGCTACCGCTACCGCATCGCGGAGCTGTGGCATCGCCGCCTGAACGACTCCAACCGCGCGGTGGATATCTACCGCGACATCCTGGACGTGGACCCCGGTCACGCACCCACCACGGCAGCGCTCGAGGCCATGATCGCCGAGGGCACCGAGGCCGTCGCGGCGGCTGGCGTGCTCGAGCCGGTCTACCGTCAACTGGGTGAGTCGGCGCGGCTCATCGCCGTGCACGAAGTGCAGATCCGCTACGAAGAGGACAAGGGCCGCTCGGTGGAGCTCCTCCATCAGGTGGCCGAGCTGCACGAGGTGCACCTCGACCAGACGCGCGAGGCCTTCAACGCCTACGCACGCGCGCTGCCGCTCGACAACGCCAACGAGGTCACGCTGGGCTCGCTCCAGCGCCTCGCCGACGTGGTGGACGGCTGGAACGACGTCACGCGGCTGTACGATGTGGAGGTCGAGCGCATCCGTCAGGCCGCCCCGGACGACGTGGTGGACATGGCGCTGCGCACCGCCCAGATCTACGAGGTGCAGGTGGGTGACGTGGACCGCGCCATCGATCGCTACACGATCGTGCTCGGCGCGGACGACATGAACCTCGAGGCGATCAACGCCCTCGATCGCCTGTACGAGGGCACGGAGCGCTTCGCCGAGCTGGCGGGCGTACTGCAGCGGCAGATCCAGGTCGCGGCCACGCCGGACGACATCCTCAACAACCAGTTCCGCCTCGGGCAGGTGTATCAGCACCACCTGGCGGACGTGGACAGCGCCATCGAGCAGTACCGCGAGATCCTCGCGGCTGCGCCCGAACACCAGCCCGCCATGAGCGCGCTCGAGCTGCTCTTCGCGGAGGGCGTGCGTCCGCTCGTCATCGGCGAGATCGTCGAGCCCATCTATCGGATGAGCGAGTCGTGGGACCGCCTGCTCAACGTGCACGAGGTGCAGCTCAACTACCAGAGCGACCCGCACGAGCGCGTGCACATGATGCAGCGCATCGCGGAGATCGCCGAGGAGCGTGCGGCCGACCATGACCGCGCGTACGTCTGGGTGCAGCGCGCGCTGCTCGAAGACCCGAGCAACGAGCAGACGCTGGCCGAGGTAGAGCGCCTCGGCTCGGTGCTGGACCACTGGGGGCAGCTCGCCAACACCTACGTGGACGCGCTGGCGCGCACCACGGACGCCGAGCAGAAGGTGGCTCTCGGGAAGCGCCTCGCGCGCGTCTACGAAGAAGAGCTGGCCGACGTCGCGCGCGCCGAGGAGACCTTCCGCTACGTGCTCAGCGTGAACCCGCGCGACATCGAGTCGCTCGAGGCGCTGGACCGCATCTACGTCGCCAACGGCGCGCACCACGCCCTCTCCGAGGTGCTGAAGCTGCGGGCTGTCGCCACCGAGGACAACGTCGACAAGGTTGAGCTGAGCTTCCGGCTCGGCAACGTGCTCGAAGATCAGCTCGGCCGGACGGCCGAGGCCATCGCGGTCTACCGCAACATCCTCGACACGCTCGAGCCCGAGCACGCGGACAGCATCCGTGCGCTGCAGGTCATCTACACGCGCCAGGAAGACTGGGCGAACCTGTTCGCGGTGTTCCAGAAGGAACTCACGGTCGTCTTCGGCGACGCGCAGCAGGGCGACATCACCGCCAAGATGGCGCGCCTCGCCACGGTGGAGCTGGGCAACCCGGAGCAGGGCGTCACGCTCTGGAAGCAGGTGCTCGAGCTGCGTGGTGAAGACGTCGAGGCGCTCAACGCCCTCGGCTCCATCTACGCGAACGCGGAGCAGTGGAAGGACCTCGTGGACGTGCTGGAGCGCGAGGTCGCCATCACGGAGGACGAGGAGCAGCGCAAGGCCATCTACACGGACCTCGGTCGCGTCTTCTACGAGAAGCTCGAGAAGGACCGCAACGCGCTGGACGCTTGGGAAGAGGTCCTGGCCATCGAGCCCGGCAACACCGTGGCCCTCGCGAACATCAGCGAGATCTACCGTGCGGCCAAGCAGTGGCACGAGCTGGCCGACGCGCTGCACCGCACCGTGGACGCAGGCGCGGCCACCATGGACGACGGGGCGATCACGCACGTCTACATGCAGCTCGGTCACCTGTACTGCACGGAGCTCGAGCAGCCGCTCGACGCCGCCGAGGCATACCGCAACGCGCTGGACGTGAACCCCGGCCACACCAACGCGCTGGCGGCCCTCGAGGTCATCTACCGCAAGGAGGGCATGTGGGAAGAGGCCATCGGCGTCATGGAGCAGCGCGTCACGGCGCTCCAGAACCCGAACGACAAGATCGCCCAGCTGCTCTCCATCGCGAATGCGTGGGCGGGTGAGTACGGCGACGCAGACCGCGGCACCAGCGCCTTCCAGCGCATCGCGGATCTCGCGCCCATGCACAACGTGGCGTTCTCACGCCTCGAGGCTCTGCACACGTCGGCCGGACGCTGGGAGGACTTGATCGAGGTCTACGTCCAGCGCGTCGAGAACACGGACAGCGCCGAAGAGCAGGTCACGCTGCTGTGGAAGGTGGCCGAGGTCAACGAGGTCAAGCTCCAGCAGCTGGACCAGTCGTTCGACGCCCTGCTCCTTGCCTGGAACGTGGACTTCACGAACCACGCCACGGCCGAGAAGCTCGAGGCGGTCACACGCAAGACCAAGAAGTGGAACGACCTCTTGGCGGCGTCCAACGGCGCTCTGCAAGAGACCGACGACGCGGCGACCAAGATCGCCATCTGCCTCAACTGCGCCAAGTGGTACGGCCAGGAGCTCGGGCACCCCGAGTACGCCATCCCGTACTACCAGCAGATCCTGGCCATCGACCCGAACAACGTGCCGGCCATGCAGCAGATGGCGGAGCTCTACCGCTCCACCAAGCAGTGGGACACGCTGGCCCAGGTGCTCGGCCGCTTGGTCGAGATGACCGACGACCCGGACGTCTTGGCAGAGACCTACGTGCAGATGGGCGTCCTGGCGGACACCCAGCTCAACATCCCGGAGCAGGCGGGTCAGTACTACGCCCAGGCGCTCGAGGTGGCCCCCGCAAACGTCGCCGCGCTCACCGCCCTCGAGGGTGTGCACCGTCGCGAGCAGCGCTTCCCAGAGCTGCTCTCCATCCTGCAGCGCAAGGCTGCGGCCCTCACCGAGCCGAAGGCCGTGCTGGCCGCGAAGCTGCAGGTCGCCGAGGTCCTCGAGGACCGCATGGGCAAGCCCGCCGACGGCATCCGCGTCTACCGCGAGGTGTTCGAGGCCGACAGCTCCAACATCGTCGCCATGAAGGGCCTCGAGCGGCTCTACGCGCAGACCGCGCAATACCAGGGTCTGCTCGAGGTGCTGGAGCGTCAGCTCGAGATCGCCGAGACGGAGCGCGAGCGCATCGCGCTGTTGACGCGCATCGCGCTCATGCAGGAAGAGGAGTTCGTGCGTCCCGCCGTGGCCGCCGACCGCCTCGAGCAGGTGGTGGACATCGACCCGAACCATGAGCCCTCGCTCAACGGTTTGGCGCGCCTCTACCGCGGCATGCAGCAGTGGGACAAGCTCATCGACACCTACGAGCGGCACGTCCAAGCCACCCCCGACCGCATCGAGAAGATTCGCCTCTACAAGGCGTCGGGTGAGGTGTTCGCGGTTCAGCTCAAGGACGTCGATCGCGCCATCGACAGCTACTTGAACGCGCTCTCGGTGGACAGCACCGAGGTGCAGACGCTGGACGCCCTCACGCGGCTCTACGAGCAGCGTGGCGACCACAGCTCCGCGCTCGACATGATGGACCAGCTCTCGAAGCTGGTCAGCGACCCCGACGAGACCATCGACCTGCACTTCCGCATGGGTCGCATCCTCGAGGAGGAGCTGGGTGACCGTGGCGGTGCGCTCGAGCACTTCGAGGCGGCGCTAGACGTGAACCCGGGTCACCTGCCGTCGCTCGAGGCGTTGCGCAAGATCCACATCGACTCGGCGGACTGGCTCTCGGCCGCCAAGGCCCTCCACCAAGAGGTGGAGTACAACGAGCTCGAGCGCGTCAAGGGCGAGCGCCTCGTGCTGCTCGGTCAGGTGTACGCCAACAACCTCGACGAGCCCGAGAAGGCCGTGGAGTCGTTCGGTCGTGCCCTGGCGTTCGACTCGGAGAACGAAGACGCCGCGCTCCCGCTCGCGCAGCACTACTTCGACCTCGACAACCACGCAGAGGCGTACCCGCTGCTCTACATGCTGAGCAAGCGCGCGGCGCGCCGTGAGCAAGAGGAGCAGCACCGCCTGGCCCTCATGCTGGGTCAGTCCGCGCTCGTGGTGGGCAACACCGAAGAGGCGATCAAGGCCTACAACAAGGCCTACTCCATCGACTCGGCGCACCTGCCCTCGCTCACCGGCGTGGCGGCGGCCTACTACGCGGCGGCCGACTGGGAGAAGGCTTTCAAGTTCTACCAGATGCTGCTGGTGCATCACCGCGACTCCCTCGGGCGCGAGGAGATCACCGACATCTTCTATCGCTTGGGTGTGGTCAAGCGCGAGCAGAACGAGAAGCGCAAGGCGCTCAACATGTTCGACAAGGCGCTGGAGGAAGACAACTTCCACCGGCCCACGCTCGAGGCCGTCATCGGGCTCTACGAAGAGCAGCAGAAGTGGGACCAGGTCATCCACTACAAGAAGCAGATCCTCGAGGTCTCCACGAGCGACGACGAGCGCTTCAACTTGAACGTGGAGATCGGCGATCTCTGGAACGACAAGCAGAAGAACCCGGGCAAGGCCATCGAGTCCTACAAGGAAGCGACCTACCTCAAGCCGGAAGATCACCCCGTCCTGCACAAGCTCTTGGCCGCGTACCAGCGCACCAAGCAGTGGGAAGAGGCCATCGACATCATCGAGCAGATCTCGGCGGCCGATAAGCGCGACGTGGCTCGCGCGAAGTTCAGCTACACCGTGGCCGTCATTCGGCGCGACGAGCTGAAGGACGTGGACGGCGCCATCGACAAGTTCAACGAGGCGCTCGACACCAACCCGAAGGAGCTGAAGGCCTTCGAGGCCATCAACAAGATCCTCACGGAGAAGAAGGACTGGAAGGGCCTCGAGCGTGCGTACCGCAAGATGATCCATCGGGTCATCAACATGCCCGACATGAAGGACTTGCAGTTCAACCTGCTGCACACCCTGGGCATCATCTACCGCGACCGTCAGAAGAACTTCGACTCGGCCGCAGAGGCGTTCCGCATGGCGTCCGGGCTCAACCCCGACGCCGACACCATCCACGTCATCCTCGCCGAGCTCTACACGGCCATGGACGGCAAGAACGTGGAGGCCATCGGCGAGCATCAGTGGCTGCTCAAGCGTGACCCGAACCGGGTGGAGTCCTACCGCGCGCTGTACAAGCTGTACTTCGACGCGCGCGCCTACGACAAGGCCTGGTGTGTGGCCGCCACGCTCTCCTTCCTCAAGAAGGCGGACAACGAGCAGCAGCAGTTCTTCCAGCAGTACAAGCAGGAGGGGATGATTCGGCCCACCTCGCGCATCGACAACGAGCGCTGGCTGAAGCTGCTCTTCCACCCCGACGAAGACCTGGTGCTCTCGAAGATCTTCGAGCTCATGGCGGTCCCCCTCTTCGCCGTGAAGGGTGCGTCGGATCAGGCGCTCAACCTGCACACCCACAAGCCGGTGGACGTCGCCAACTCGGACGTCATGTTCGCACGCACGTTCGGCTTCGTGATGCAGGTCATGAACCTGGCCATTCAGCCGCGCCTCTTCGTGCTGCAGAACGTGCCCGGTGGCATGGCGGACCAGTGCAGCAAGCCGCTGCCCTCGGTGGTCGCCGGCAACGGTGTGCTCACCGGCTACAAGCCGCAGGACCTGACGTTCCTCATTGGCCGTCACCTCGCGTACTACCGCGGTGAGCACTTCATCCGCACCATGCTGCAGTCCCACACGGAGCTGCGCATGGTGCTGCTGGCGGCGCTCCGCATCGCGGGTGTGGGCCAAGCGGATCCGCAGGTGGACCAGTGGGCCCAGCAGCTGGTGCCGCACTTCCAGCAGGCGCAGATCGACACGCTGCGCGGCCTGTGCCGGCGCTTCATCGAGGCCGGCGGCTCGGCCGACGTGAAGGTCTGGATGCAGTGCGTGGAGGGCACCGCCATTCGCGCGGGCTTCTTGCTCTGCAACGACCTCGAGACCGCGGCCAACCTGGTGCGCCAGCTGCCGCCCGCGGGCACGGCCGACCTGCCGCCCGGCGACAAGCTGAAGGAGCTCGTGCTCTTCAGCATCTCGGAGCAGTACTTCGCGCTGCGCGAGGGCCTCGGCATCCAGATTCAGGTGTGA